The genomic region CGGAAGCCGGCCTTCAGCACGCGGGTGTAACCACCGTTGCGATCCTGGTAGCGCGGGCCGAGAACGTCGAACAGCTTCTTGACCATGGCTTCATCGCCGATCTGGGCGATGGCCTGGCGGCGGGCGTGCAGATCACCGCGCTTGCCGAGCGTGATGAGCTTTTCGACGATCGGACGCAGTTCCTTGGCCTTGGGCAAGGTGGTCACGATCTGCTCGTGCTTGATGAGGGCCGCGGACATGTTCTTGAACATCGCCTTGCGATGCGAAGAGGTCCGGTTCAGTTTGCGGCCGGCTTTACCGTGGCGCATGGTACTCTCCTAAAGTTCTTCTGGTCGCAGCGGAAGATCAGTAGTGATCTTCGTAACGCTTAGCGAGGTCTTCGATGTTTTCAGGCGGCCAGTTGTTGACGTCCATTCCAAGATGGAGCCCCATCTGGGCCAGCACTTCCTTGATCTCGTTGAGCGACTTGCGCCCGAAGTTCGGCGTGCGAAGCATCTCCGCTTCCGTCTTCTGGATGAGATCGCCGATATAGACGATATTGTCGTTCTTGAGGCAGTTCGCCGACCGAACCGACAGCTCGAGCTCGTCCACCTTCTTGAGCAGTGCCGGATTGAAGGCGAGCTCGGGAGCCGAATCCTCGGCCTTTTCCTTGGTGGGCTCTTCGAAGTTCACGAACACCGAGAGCTGGTCCTGAACGATGCGGGCGGCAAAGGCCAGCGCATCTTCCGGGCTGATCGCACCATTGGTCTCGATCTGCATGGTCAGCTTGTCGAAGTCGAGGTTCTGGCCCTCACGGGTCTTTTCGACCTTGTAGCTGACACGCTTGACCGGCGAGAACAGCGCATCGACGGCGATATAGCCGATCGGGGCGTCCTCGGGCTTGTTGCGGTCGGCCGGGACATAGCCCTTGCCGGTATTGACCGTGAACTCGATGTTGATTTCGGCACCATCGTCGAGGTGGCAGATCACGAGTTCGGGGTTGAGCACCTCGATATCGCCGGTGGTCTTGATGTCGCCAGCGGTGACGGCACCCGGACCCTGCTTGGACAGCGTGAGGCGCTTGGGCCCCTCGTCTTCCATCTTGACGGCGATTTCCTTGATGTTGAGGACGAGATCGGTCACGTCCTCGCGCACGCCGGGA from Pelagibacterium sp. 26DY04 harbors:
- the rplQ gene encoding 50S ribosomal protein L17, which produces MRHGKAGRKLNRTSSHRKAMFKNMSAALIKHEQIVTTLPKAKELRPIVEKLITLGKRGDLHARRQAIAQIGDEAMVKKLFDVLGPRYQDRNGGYTRVLKAGFRHGDNAPVGVIEFVDRDVDAKGQDSGPTADFTRDEENEAA
- a CDS encoding DNA-directed RNA polymerase subunit alpha, whose amino-acid sequence is MIQKNWQELIKPTKLDVVPGSDSARVASVVAEPLERGYGLTLGNTLRRVLLSSLQGAAITAIQIDGVLHEFSSIPGVREDVTDLVLNIKEIAVKMEDEGPKRLTLSKQGPGAVTAGDIKTTGDIEVLNPELVICHLDDGAEINIEFTVNTGKGYVPADRNKPEDAPIGYIAVDALFSPVKRVSYKVEKTREGQNLDFDKLTMQIETNGAISPEDALAFAARIVQDQLSVFVNFEEPTKEKAEDSAPELAFNPALLKKVDELELSVRSANCLKNDNIVYIGDLIQKTEAEMLRTPNFGRKSLNEIKEVLAQMGLHLGMDVNNWPPENIEDLAKRYEDHY